A DNA window from Vagococcus penaei contains the following coding sequences:
- the ileS gene encoding isoleucine--tRNA ligase — MKTKETLHLGKTGFPMRGNLPVREVEWQKDWEDNRVYERRQELNEGKPTFVLHDGPPYANGNIHLGHALNKISKDIIIRSKSMSGFRSPYVPGWDTHGLPIEQVLTNKGIKRKEMSRADYLEKCKEYALSQVDKQREDFKRLGVAGEWDNPYITLTPDYEAAQIRVFGKMADKGYIYKGLKPIYWSPSSESSLAEAEIEYKDVQSPSIYVAFPVNDGKGLLDSDTSFVIWTTTPWTLPANTGISANATFDYLLVEVDGNKYVVAKELLESVSKAIGWENVSVLKEFKGSELEGMTAHHPFYERDSRIVLGDHVTLDAGTGLVHTAPGHGEDDYIVGKANGLEVLSPIDSRGCFTDEAPGFEGIFYDKANPMVTDLLTENGHLLKLDFFTHSYPHDWRTKKPVIYRATPQWFASIDKFREDILKEVERVEWVIPWGKTRLYNMIRDRGDWVISRQRQWGVPLPIFYAENGEAILTKEITDHIADLFAEHGSKIWFEWTEKELLPEGFTHPGSPNGEFTKETDIMDVWFDSGSSHEAVLRGRDNLTFPADLYLEGSDQYRGWFNSSITTSVAINGVAPYKAVLSQGFTLDPQGRKQSKSLGNTIEPNKVINQMGADILRLWVTSVDYESDVRVDMNTLQQISEVYRKIRNTMRFLLANTSDFDATANRVAYEDLRSVDKYLMIRLNEEIKAIREGYDKYSFSTVYKQLVNFCTTDLSAFYLDFAKDVVYIEAEDNYNRRCMQTVFYDILVTLTKLMTPILPHTAEEIWSYLQEEEEYVQLAELPGYVTYDDEADILAMWTEFMAIRDKVLKALEMARSEKLIGKSFEAKVTLYPTEPIKMLLTALNTNLEQILIVSDLHVADSKDSAPAEAIDFDDVAILVEKAQGDTCQRCRAVKEDVGSHSDFPTLCNRCATIVEENYPEAITEGLE; from the coding sequence ATGAAAACAAAAGAAACATTACATTTAGGTAAAACTGGTTTTCCGATGCGTGGAAATTTACCGGTAAGAGAAGTTGAATGGCAAAAAGATTGGGAAGACAATAGAGTATACGAGCGTCGTCAAGAATTAAATGAAGGCAAACCAACATTTGTTCTACACGATGGGCCACCATATGCAAATGGTAATATTCATTTGGGTCATGCTTTAAATAAAATTAGTAAAGACATTATTATCCGTTCAAAATCTATGTCTGGATTTCGCTCACCTTATGTTCCTGGCTGGGATACACATGGTTTGCCAATTGAACAAGTATTGACAAACAAAGGAATTAAACGTAAGGAAATGAGCCGTGCTGATTATTTAGAAAAATGTAAAGAGTACGCGCTGAGTCAAGTTGATAAGCAACGTGAAGATTTTAAACGTTTAGGAGTTGCAGGTGAGTGGGATAATCCTTATATCACATTAACACCAGATTATGAAGCAGCACAAATTCGTGTGTTTGGAAAAATGGCTGATAAAGGTTATATCTATAAAGGATTGAAGCCAATCTATTGGTCTCCTTCAAGTGAGTCATCTTTGGCAGAAGCTGAAATTGAGTACAAAGATGTTCAGTCGCCATCAATTTACGTTGCATTTCCTGTGAATGATGGTAAAGGATTGTTAGATTCAGACACAAGCTTTGTGATCTGGACGACAACACCATGGACACTTCCTGCTAATACGGGTATTTCTGCTAATGCGACTTTTGATTATTTATTGGTTGAAGTTGATGGCAATAAATATGTAGTAGCAAAAGAATTATTAGAGTCAGTTTCTAAAGCAATCGGTTGGGAAAATGTCTCAGTTTTAAAAGAGTTTAAAGGATCAGAACTTGAAGGAATGACAGCACATCACCCATTTTATGAGCGTGATTCTCGTATTGTATTAGGTGACCATGTAACATTAGATGCCGGAACTGGTTTAGTTCACACTGCACCTGGTCATGGTGAAGACGATTATATTGTTGGAAAAGCCAATGGTCTAGAGGTTCTCTCACCTATCGATAGCCGAGGTTGCTTTACTGACGAAGCACCAGGTTTTGAAGGGATTTTCTATGACAAAGCGAATCCAATGGTGACGGATTTATTAACTGAAAATGGTCATTTACTTAAATTAGATTTCTTTACTCATAGTTACCCACATGATTGGCGAACAAAAAAACCTGTTATTTATCGTGCAACGCCACAATGGTTTGCATCAATTGATAAATTTAGAGAAGATATTTTAAAAGAAGTTGAGCGTGTGGAATGGGTTATTCCATGGGGTAAAACAAGATTGTATAATATGATTCGCGACCGTGGTGACTGGGTAATTTCTCGTCAACGTCAATGGGGAGTTCCGTTACCAATTTTCTATGCTGAAAATGGTGAAGCGATCCTAACAAAAGAAATTACCGACCATATTGCAGATTTATTTGCAGAACACGGATCTAAAATTTGGTTTGAGTGGACTGAAAAAGAACTATTACCAGAAGGTTTTACTCATCCAGGTAGTCCTAATGGTGAATTTACGAAAGAAACGGATATTATGGATGTTTGGTTTGATTCAGGTTCATCTCATGAAGCAGTTTTAAGAGGACGTGACAATTTAACATTCCCAGCTGACTTATACTTAGAAGGATCTGACCAATATCGTGGTTGGTTCAACTCAAGTATTACGACAAGTGTCGCAATTAATGGGGTAGCACCTTACAAAGCAGTCTTATCGCAAGGATTCACATTAGACCCACAAGGTAGAAAACAAAGTAAATCATTAGGAAATACAATTGAACCTAATAAAGTAATCAATCAAATGGGTGCTGATATTTTACGTCTATGGGTAACGAGTGTCGACTATGAATCAGATGTGCGTGTTGACATGAATACACTACAACAAATTTCAGAAGTCTATCGTAAAATCCGTAATACTATGCGTTTCTTACTAGCGAATACATCTGATTTTGATGCAACTGCTAATCGCGTAGCATATGAAGACTTGCGCTCTGTTGACAAGTATCTAATGATTCGTTTAAACGAGGAAATTAAAGCAATCCGTGAGGGTTACGATAAATATTCATTCTCAACAGTTTACAAACAATTAGTTAATTTCTGTACGACTGATTTGTCAGCCTTCTATTTAGACTTTGCTAAAGATGTTGTCTATATTGAAGCAGAAGATAATTATAATCGTCGTTGTATGCAAACTGTATTCTATGATATTTTAGTTACTTTAACGAAATTAATGACACCAATCTTACCACATACTGCTGAAGAAATTTGGTCATATTTACAAGAAGAGGAAGAGTACGTTCAATTAGCTGAGTTACCAGGCTATGTAACTTACGATGATGAAGCAGATATTCTAGCAATGTGGACTGAATTTATGGCTATTCGCGATAAAGTTTTGAAAGCTTTAGAAATGGCACGTTCAGAGAAATTAATTGGTAAATCTTTTGAAGCAAAAGTAACTCTTTATCCAACGGAACCTATTAAAATGCTTTTAACAGCTTTAAATACTAATTTGGAACAAATCTTAATTGTATCTGATTTACATGTTGCAGACTCAAAAGACAGCGCTCCAGCTGAGGCAATTGATTTTGATGATGTCGCAATTTTAGTTGAAAAAGCCCAAGGTGATACGTGTCAACGTTGTCGTGCGGTTAAGGAAGACGTTGGTAGTCACTCAGATTTTCCAACTTTATGTAATCGTTGTGCAACAATCGTTGAAGAAAATTATCCTGAAGCCATTACTGAAGGATTAGAATAA
- the zwf gene encoding glucose-6-phosphate dehydrogenase, whose translation MTKETRALFIIFGGTGDLAQRKLYPSLFRLFRKKEINQHFAVIGTARREWSDTFFRDVVAKSIASLSPTPDELAEFTSHFYYQSHNVNNTAEYVVLEKLASKLDNDYELDGNRLFYLAMAPQFFGVISHHIKSEKIMTDHGFSRLVIEKPFGTDYQTAEKLNNEISAVFDENQIYRIDHYLGKEMIQNISAIRFSNTIFESLWNHKYIDNVQITLAESIGVEERGGYYDQSGALKDMVQNHILQVVALLAMEPPTIFTDEAIRKEKISALKAVRVYKPNEVKDAFVRGQYGAGEISQHQFVGYREEPGVDEKSETETFVAGKFLIDNFRWTGVPFYVRTGKRMTEKGTRINIVFKESPINIFRDPHTPIQEAQKIPENILTIFIQPTEGFSLTLNGKEIGQGFNIDPLRLDYRHSAEASENSPEAYEKLILDALKGDATNFTHWDEVASSWKIVDVIRNAWDQETPDFPNYEAGTMGPKCAFDLLEKDGKNWIWQPDEWYRQMGQLK comes from the coding sequence ATGACAAAAGAAACCAGAGCTTTATTCATCATTTTTGGCGGGACTGGAGACTTAGCACAGCGTAAGTTATATCCGTCATTATTCCGTTTATTTAGAAAAAAAGAAATTAATCAACACTTTGCAGTCATCGGTACTGCCCGTAGAGAATGGTCAGATACATTCTTTCGTGATGTAGTTGCAAAATCAATTGCTAGCCTTTCACCCACTCCAGACGAACTAGCAGAATTTACGAGTCACTTCTACTATCAGTCTCATAATGTTAACAATACGGCTGAATATGTTGTTCTAGAAAAACTCGCTTCTAAACTAGACAACGACTACGAATTAGATGGCAATCGTTTGTTTTACTTGGCAATGGCACCACAATTTTTTGGCGTGATTTCACATCATATTAAGTCTGAAAAAATTATGACCGATCATGGATTTAGCCGTTTGGTTATTGAAAAACCCTTCGGTACAGATTACCAAACTGCTGAAAAATTAAATAATGAAATTTCTGCTGTTTTTGATGAAAATCAAATCTATCGTATTGATCATTATTTAGGTAAAGAAATGATTCAAAATATTTCAGCAATCCGTTTTAGTAACACTATTTTTGAATCACTTTGGAATCATAAATATATCGATAATGTACAAATCACTCTAGCTGAAAGTATTGGTGTCGAAGAACGTGGTGGCTATTACGACCAAAGTGGCGCGCTAAAGGATATGGTTCAAAATCACATTCTTCAAGTTGTGGCACTTTTAGCTATGGAACCGCCAACCATCTTTACTGATGAAGCGATTCGAAAAGAAAAAATTTCGGCTTTAAAGGCTGTACGTGTCTATAAACCAAATGAAGTCAAAGATGCCTTTGTCCGTGGACAATATGGTGCTGGTGAAATCTCACAACATCAGTTTGTCGGTTATCGTGAAGAACCTGGTGTTGATGAAAAGTCTGAAACTGAAACATTTGTTGCTGGAAAATTTTTAATTGATAACTTCCGTTGGACGGGTGTTCCCTTCTATGTAAGAACGGGTAAACGTATGACGGAAAAAGGTACGCGTATCAATATTGTTTTTAAAGAATCACCAATTAATATTTTTAGAGACCCACATACACCAATTCAAGAAGCCCAAAAAATCCCAGAAAATATTTTAACGATTTTTATTCAACCAACTGAAGGATTCTCGTTGACCTTAAATGGCAAAGAAATTGGTCAAGGCTTTAATATCGATCCTCTAAGATTAGATTATCGTCATTCTGCTGAAGCCAGTGAAAATTCACCTGAAGCATATGAGAAATTAATTTTAGATGCGTTAAAAGGTGATGCTACAAACTTTACACATTGGGATGAAGTTGCGAGTTCTTGGAAAATTGTTGATGTTATTCGCAATGCTTGGGATCAGGAAACACCTGATTTTCCAAATTATGAAGCGGGAACGATGGGACCAAAATGCGCCTTTGATTTACTTGAAAAAGATGGCAAAAATTGGATTTGGCAACCAGATGAATGGTATCGTCAAATGGGACAATTAAAATAG
- a CDS encoding acyl-[acyl-carrier-protein] thioesterase: MAKKYSEKHTIPYYECDLTRKLAIPTLMKLAISTSEHQSADLGVDNDYLSTLGLGWIITQHDINITRLPYEGDTITVSTLAESYNKFFCYRRFWLHDAEGNELVSITTTFCLMDLASRKIASVREEIMAPFEPEHIKKIFRNDTILPFNKPTVETPYKVRYLDIDTNLHVNNSVYIEWFLDTLGYEYLKTHQVERILLNFNKEIRYGDVITSSYELAPETPLITRHRIMNDDVLCAEANIYWKN, encoded by the coding sequence GTGGCAAAAAAATATTCTGAAAAGCATACTATTCCTTATTACGAATGCGATTTAACTCGTAAATTAGCAATTCCAACATTAATGAAATTAGCAATTAGCACCTCTGAACATCAAAGTGCTGACTTAGGCGTTGATAATGATTATTTATCCACGCTAGGTCTAGGATGGATTATTACTCAGCATGACATAAATATTACACGGTTACCTTATGAAGGTGATACAATTACCGTATCAACCTTGGCTGAAAGCTATAATAAGTTCTTTTGTTACCGCCGATTTTGGTTACATGATGCAGAGGGTAATGAATTAGTTTCTATTACAACAACTTTTTGTTTGATGGATTTGGCTTCGCGTAAAATTGCGAGTGTCCGCGAAGAGATTATGGCGCCGTTTGAACCGGAACACATTAAAAAAATATTCCGTAATGACACGATATTGCCATTTAATAAACCAACCGTTGAGACACCATATAAAGTTCGCTATTTAGATATTGATACTAATCTTCATGTGAATAATTCTGTTTATATTGAATGGTTTTTAGATACATTAGGATATGAATACTTAAAGACGCATCAAGTTGAACGGATTTTACTTAATTTTAACAAAGAAATTCGTTATGGCGATGTTATCACAAGTAGCTATGAATTGGCTCCAGAGACACCATTAATTACACGTCATCGGATTATGAATGACGATGTACTTTGTGCTGAGGCAAACATCTATTGGAAAAATTAA
- a CDS encoding APC family permease translates to MVAYFEEFYSKKLASAFGWYQTFLYYPTVTVVVAWASGIYTILLLNLPDSLDLQMGIGLGYLLFFYALNILSKHLGGRFQVISSVAKLIPLIGIGLIALFWKQSTPAIPTDIPLQPVQDVGWGWLAALAPMAFSYDGWPIALSISHEVKNSKKIMPLALTIGPLIVLGVYLTYFLGMTHILGSEYIMSVGNGAVTTIGDLLIGPSGKTILLLFVLISILGVVNGVILGHLRMPYALVAKQMFPQPKNKTTQKSQEFYSAMISLGTALTWYLIHYITQKFGLLKTGDVSEIAIVFGYFYYMMLYVKVLHMYLKKTINQCIYRSRCSYSSNNWRIDYFGWWCLIQSKINDYLFCYLLCFLFYRF, encoded by the coding sequence ATGGTTGCTTACTTTGAAGAGTTTTATTCAAAAAAATTAGCTAGTGCATTTGGTTGGTACCAAACTTTTTTATACTATCCAACAGTTACGGTTGTTGTCGCATGGGCATCTGGAATTTATACCATCTTACTGCTCAACTTACCCGATAGTCTTGATTTGCAAATGGGCATTGGTTTAGGGTATTTATTATTTTTTTATGCACTCAATATTTTATCGAAGCATCTCGGTGGGCGTTTTCAAGTTATCTCATCTGTCGCTAAATTAATTCCACTAATTGGTATTGGTTTAATTGCTCTCTTTTGGAAACAATCAACACCTGCTATTCCTACTGATATTCCATTACAACCTGTCCAAGATGTTGGTTGGGGTTGGTTAGCTGCATTAGCGCCAATGGCATTTTCTTATGATGGTTGGCCTATTGCTTTAAGTATTTCACATGAAGTGAAAAACTCGAAGAAAATTATGCCACTTGCTTTGACAATTGGCCCACTAATTGTTTTAGGCGTATATCTAACTTATTTCCTTGGTATGACTCATATTCTCGGGTCGGAATATATTATGTCGGTTGGAAATGGTGCTGTGACAACAATTGGTGATTTATTAATTGGTCCAAGTGGCAAAACGATTTTATTATTATTCGTACTGATCTCTATTTTAGGCGTTGTAAATGGGGTTATTCTTGGTCACCTTAGAATGCCATATGCCTTAGTTGCAAAACAAATGTTTCCTCAACCTAAAAATAAAACAACCCAGAAGAGCCAAGAATTTTACTCTGCTATGATTAGTTTAGGTACAGCATTGACTTGGTACTTGATTCACTACATCACTCAAAAATTCGGTCTATTAAAAACTGGTGATGTCAGTGAAATTGCTATTGTGTTTGGTTATTTCTATTATATGATGCTTTACGTTAAAGTCTTACACATGTATCTAAAAAAAACAATTAACCAATGTATTTACAGGTCTCGTTGCTCCTATTCTAGCAATAATTGGCGGATTGATTATTTTGGTTGGTGGTGTCTCATCCAATCCAAAATCAATGATTATCTTTTTTGTTATTTGCTCTGCTTTTTGTTTTATCGGTTTTAA
- the lepB gene encoding signal peptidase I: MNGKAFWSNIFWYGSIIIVMLLLRAFVFSSVIVSGDSMNPTLVDRERIISLKHAKIKRFDVITFPAPDDESKNYIKRVIGLPGDTIEYRDDVLYINGKEYKEPYLDEYKGIIDEMPEGAPLTKDFTLEEVTGEQKVPEGKYFVLGDNRQNSKDSRMIGFIDQDSVLGDVWFSFWPIAKWGTIN; the protein is encoded by the coding sequence ATGAACGGTAAAGCATTTTGGTCTAATATATTTTGGTATGGTAGCATTATTATAGTGATGCTTTTGTTACGAGCCTTTGTTTTTTCATCGGTTATTGTATCGGGTGATTCAATGAACCCGACTTTAGTAGATAGAGAACGAATTATTAGTTTAAAACATGCTAAGATTAAACGTTTTGATGTGATTACCTTTCCAGCTCCAGATGATGAGAGTAAAAATTATATCAAACGTGTCATTGGCTTACCTGGTGATACAATTGAATACCGAGATGACGTCTTATATATAAATGGTAAGGAATACAAAGAGCCTTATCTAGACGAATACAAAGGTATTATTGATGAGATGCCAGAAGGTGCACCACTGACAAAAGATTTTACATTGGAAGAAGTTACTGGTGAACAGAAAGTACCTGAAGGTAAGTATTTTGTTTTAGGTGATAATCGTCAAAATTCAAAAGATAGTCGTATGATTGGTTTTATTGATCAAGATAGTGTCTTAGGAGATGTGTGGTTTTCATTTTGGCCAATTGCTAAATGGGGGACAATTAACTAA